One stretch of Zhihengliuella flava DNA includes these proteins:
- a CDS encoding DUF4190 domain-containing protein, which translates to MSTPQSGASDPQQPHQHQPGAQQPGQQPGTQQPGYHQYGYPQHQPGPQYPQAGAAPAGPYGHPGAGYPAGMRPTNTFAIISLVSSFFIAVVGIVFGHLARKQIRETGEAGDGLAIAGLIIGYVHLGFWIVFGLMFLIPLFMMPFFMTLAVG; encoded by the coding sequence ATGAGCACGCCACAATCCGGGGCATCGGACCCGCAGCAGCCGCACCAGCACCAGCCGGGGGCGCAGCAACCAGGCCAACAGCCCGGTACGCAGCAGCCCGGCTACCACCAATACGGCTACCCGCAGCATCAGCCCGGCCCGCAGTACCCGCAGGCCGGCGCCGCTCCAGCCGGCCCCTACGGGCATCCGGGAGCGGGGTACCCGGCGGGCATGCGGCCCACCAACACTTTCGCCATCATCTCCCTGGTCTCCAGCTTCTTCATCGCGGTCGTGGGCATCGTCTTTGGCCACCTGGCCCGCAAGCAGATCCGGGAAACGGGCGAGGCCGGGGACGGGCTGGCGATCGCCGGGCTCATCATCGGCTACGTGCACCTGGGGTTCTGGATCGTCTTCGGGCTGATGTTCCTCATCCCGCTGTTCATGATGCCCTTCTTCATGACCCTCGCCGTCGGCTAA